One Archangium violaceum genomic window, GCTGGCGTCGCTCGGGCAGGGGGACGTCGTCTTGTTCGAGGGGCTGCGCTGGGGAGGCACGCAGCCGTTGGGCTCCGGGCGCCTGGTCCTGCGCGGCTTCGAGTTGATGGGTGACTTCACCCCCGAGGGTTTCTCGTTGAACCGCGCGCACAGGCGCGGACTTCTCCAGGAGTCGGACATGGTGACCGTGGTCGAGCGAAGCGAGGGGATGCCCCCGCTGCCAGTGGAAGTGGAAATCGAGCTGACGCGGCTGATGCTGCCGCTGTCCGAGTTGGCGGGGCTCAAGCCGGGGGCGCTGCTGCCGTTGCGCATCAACGCGAGCGAGCCGGTGCTGCTGCGCGTGGGGGACCGGGTGGTGGCGCGGGCGGAGCTCGTGGATATCGAGGGAGAGGTGGGGGCCCGCATCCTCACCCTCATGCCGTGAGCGCTCCGATGAAGACCTCGTTCGATTCCGTGTCTCCGCGGGCCCGGATGCTCCTGGCGCTCACGCTCGTCCTCGGGCTGGCGGCGCTGGCCCCGCTGGGTGGGGCCTCGGCGGCCTCGGTGGCCCGGGGGCTGCTGGGCGCCGCGGCCCTGGGGGGCCTGGGCTGGTGGCTCGTGCGCCGTGGCCGGGCCGAGCACCGGTTCTCGCTCACCGAGCGCATGCGGGTGGTGTCCCGGACAGGCCTCTCCCAGCGCTGTGGACTGGCGCTGGTGGAGGTGGATGGAAGCCGGTACCTCGTGGCCTTCGGAGACTCCTTCGCGGAGGTCCGCCGGGTGCACACACCCGTGCGATGCGAGAAGGAGACCGGGTCATGAGCCGCGCGGTGCTCGTGCCAGGCGTCCTCGTTCCGGGGTTGGCGTCGGCGGCGGAGATGTCGTTCTCGCAGCTGTCCTTCGCGGGCAGCCCGCTGTCGATGATGGGCATGCTGGCGGTGATGTCGCTGCTGCCCTTCGCGGTGCTGATGCTGACCAGCTTCTCGAAGATCGCCGTGGTGCTGTCGCTGGCACGCTCGGCGATGGGAACACAGCAGGCGCCGCCCACCATCGTGCTCACCGGGCTCGCCGCGGTGCTGACGGGCCACATCATGGCTCCGGTGATGGAGCGCATGTATGACGCGGGGCAGGCCGTCTACCAGGACGTCGGCTCCGGTGCGCAGATCCTCGGCGCCGCGGGCGAGGTGACCGAACCGCTGCGTGTCTTCCTGGTGAAGCATGGCAGCCCGGAGGAGAGGGCCCGCTTCATGGAGCTGGCGCGAGAGCTGCGGCCACCCGAGGAAGCCGAGCAGGTCCACGAGGACGATCTCTTCGTGGTCATTCCGGCCTTCGTCATCACCGAGCTGAAGGAGGCCTTCCAGATTGGCTTCCTCGTCTTCCTCCCGTTCCTGGTGTTGGACATGGTCATCGCCAACGTGCTGCTCGCGCTCGGGATGCAATCCCTGTCACCGAGCCAGGTGAGCCTGCCCTTCAAGATCCTCCTCTTCGTCGCCGTGGATGGCTGGGCGCTGCTCGCGCGCGGCCTGATCCTCGGCTACCGGTGATGCCATGAGCCAGGACGTCCTGCTCTTGCTCGGCCGCGAGGCGCTGCTGCTGATGGTCCTCGCGTCCCTGCCACCCATCGGGGCGAGCCTGGTGGTGGGGTTCCTGATGAGCCTCTTCCAGGCGACCACACAGCTCCAGGAGAGCACCCTCACGGTGGTGCCCAAGCTGTGCGCGGCGGTGCTGGCGCTGGTGGTTGCCGGGCCATGGATCGCCGGTCAGCTCACCCTCTTCGCACATCAGGTCCTGACGGTCATCGCGGAGGTGGGCGGGTGAACCTCGAGCTCCTTCGTGCCCAGCTCGACTCGTTGGGGCCGAGCGTGGTGGCGGTGGCGTTGTGCGCCGCGCGCCTGCTGCCGGTGGCCTTCCTGTGCCCGCTGCTGGGGGGACAGGCGGCTCCGACGACGGTGAAGCTCGCCCTGGTGCTGAGCCTCGCGCTCTTCCTGCACCACGTGGCGGGAGTGTCCCTGCCGGCGCCGGTGGAGACGCCGATGCAGCTGGCCGCGTTGGCGATGAAGGAGCTCTCCTACGGCACGTCCGTGGGGCTGGTGGCGGCACTACCCTTCGACGCGGCGCGGATGGGGGGGCGCTTCATCGACCTCTTCCGAGGCACTTCGGCGGAGGCGAGCCTTCCCGTGACCGGGACGCGCGAGTCGGCCACGGGGGATGCGCTCTACCCGCTTCTCGTCGGGCTGGTGGTAACGGGAGGGCTCATGCCCGTCGTCCTCGCGGGGTTGGTGCGTGGCTTCGGATGGGTGCGGCTCGGCGCCTACGTGCCCACCGAAATGGCGGTGATGCATGTGGTGGGACTCGCTGGAGGCGCGATGGCCACGGGGCTCGCGGTGGGCGCGCCTGTCGCCGCCGCGGTGATGGCCGTGGACTGCCTGCTGGGAATGGTGTCGCGCGCCGCGCCCCAGGTGAACCTCCAGGAGGT contains:
- a CDS encoding EscT/YscT/HrcT family type III secretion system export apparatus protein, translated to MNLELLRAQLDSLGPSVVAVALCAARLLPVAFLCPLLGGQAAPTTVKLALVLSLALFLHHVAGVSLPAPVETPMQLAALAMKELSYGTSVGLVAALPFDAARMGGRFIDLFRGTSAEASLPVTGTRESATGDALYPLLVGLVVTGGLMPVVLAGLVRGFGWVRLGAYVPTEMAVMHVVGLAGGAMATGLAVGAPVAAAVMAVDCLLGMVSRAAPQVNLQEVGAPLRILAGGALLWLAVGLLCERLLAGFLSVEGGLFRLGEVAR
- the sctR gene encoding type III secretion system export apparatus subunit SctR, which codes for MSRAVLVPGVLVPGLASAAEMSFSQLSFAGSPLSMMGMLAVMSLLPFAVLMLTSFSKIAVVLSLARSAMGTQQAPPTIVLTGLAAVLTGHIMAPVMERMYDAGQAVYQDVGSGAQILGAAGEVTEPLRVFLVKHGSPEERARFMELARELRPPEEAEQVHEDDLFVVIPAFVITELKEAFQIGFLVFLPFLVLDMVIANVLLALGMQSLSPSQVSLPFKILLFVAVDGWALLARGLILGYR
- a CDS encoding flagellar biosynthetic protein FliQ; this translates as MSQDVLLLLGREALLLMVLASLPPIGASLVVGFLMSLFQATTQLQESTLTVVPKLCAAVLALVVAGPWIAGQLTLFAHQVLTVIAEVGG
- a CDS encoding flagellar biosynthetic protein FliO, which gives rise to MKTSFDSVSPRARMLLALTLVLGLAALAPLGGASAASVARGLLGAAALGGLGWWLVRRGRAEHRFSLTERMRVVSRTGLSQRCGLALVEVDGSRYLVAFGDSFAEVRRVHTPVRCEKETGS